The proteins below are encoded in one region of Anaerolineae bacterium:
- a CDS encoding response regulator: protein MSFTVEDVKEALGCLYDPLDLSRVALCRHFPDVARQTDSQRRAQAMRSILMNAVEALQPRAAQLPLTPSLRGYELLSLHYVQRLSLTEAADELNVSIRQAYRDLAQGLDKVTQYLLELAERKQEERPESADAFRYEIERVAAKRTAVDLAEVLGAAVRTLGPMTAAAGIAVDLTGEADPGQVASEASLLRQLLLSVLSWAVRHCCGPTVTVHSRSDRRYVWVTVRFATDASPLPQLGGELEYLCQCLDIQADAGQESGLAVLTLRVPRGARHSVLVIEDNPAVVELYRRMLQGTGAYEVAAAPAPAEAVSVAQSLDPDVIILDVLMPGDDGWALLRSLRGHETTSHIPVVVCSVFDEPELASSLGAAAFLRKPISSDALVQALDSCLSGQGAASHT from the coding sequence GTGAGTTTCACGGTGGAGGATGTCAAGGAGGCTCTCGGCTGTCTGTACGATCCACTTGACCTCTCCCGCGTCGCTCTGTGTCGCCACTTCCCCGACGTAGCACGCCAGACAGACAGCCAGCGGCGCGCTCAGGCCATGCGGTCGATCCTGATGAACGCGGTGGAAGCGCTTCAGCCTCGCGCTGCTCAGCTGCCCCTGACGCCCTCCTTGCGCGGGTACGAGCTCCTATCGCTCCATTACGTCCAAAGGCTGTCGCTCACCGAAGCCGCCGATGAGTTGAACGTGAGCATAAGACAAGCATACCGGGACCTGGCTCAGGGGCTGGATAAGGTCACCCAATACCTGCTCGAGCTGGCGGAGCGGAAGCAGGAGGAGCGACCCGAGAGCGCAGATGCATTCAGGTATGAGATAGAGAGGGTGGCGGCGAAACGAACGGCAGTCGACCTCGCCGAGGTCCTGGGCGCGGCCGTGCGAACGCTGGGGCCCATGACCGCCGCGGCAGGGATCGCCGTCGACCTCACAGGCGAGGCAGACCCGGGCCAGGTAGCGAGCGAAGCGTCGCTGCTCAGGCAGCTGCTGCTCAGCGTGCTGAGCTGGGCAGTGCGGCACTGCTGCGGCCCCACGGTAACGGTGCACAGCCGCTCCGACCGGAGGTACGTCTGGGTGACGGTGCGATTCGCCACTGACGCTTCCCCGCTACCCCAGCTGGGTGGAGAACTGGAGTACCTCTGCCAATGCCTCGACATCCAGGCGGATGCTGGCCAAGAGTCGGGTCTTGCAGTCCTCACCCTGAGAGTGCCCCGAGGTGCCAGGCATTCTGTGCTGGTGATAGAGGACAACCCGGCCGTGGTGGAGCTATATCGCCGCATGCTTCAGGGGACGGGAGCCTACGAGGTCGCTGCGGCGCCCGCCCCCGCTGAAGCAGTCAGCGTGGCCCAGTCCCTCGATCCGGACGTCATCATCCTGGACGTCCTCATGCCCGGGGACGACGGATGGGCGCTGCTGCGTTCGCTGCGAGGGCATGAGACCACGTCTCACATTCCCGTAGTCGTGTGCTCGGTGTTCGACGAGCCCGAGCTGGCATCCAGCCTGGGTGCGGCCGCGTTTCTGCGGAAGCCCATATCGAGCGACGCCCTGGTGCAAGCGCTTGACTCCTGCCTCTCTGGGCAGGGCGCTGCCTCTCACACGTAG
- a CDS encoding sugar ABC transporter permease produces the protein MQEQLTSVPTAAVRPLAARKGQARFRWQEVSGFLFVVPWLVGFLAFEFLPFLASFALSFTDWSLGREVNFIGLQNYRDLLQTEPLLRKGIINTVYYTVFHVPGQMILAFVVAVLLNQKVRGMPIYRTAYYLPSVTSGVASAIIWIWLFQPSGIINRGLALFGIEGPNWLVSTRWAMPALIIMGFWTIGTEMVLYLAGLQGVPESLYEAAEIDGAGRWHRVRHVTIPLMTPYFFLTAVLGIISSFQVFTPALVMTQGGPGDATVFLLLFLYWAGWEWFRMGYASAIAWVLMGMIMTFTALQFWLQRYWVYYEFQ, from the coding sequence ATGCAGGAGCAACTGACCTCGGTACCGACCGCTGCGGTCCGCCCTCTGGCGGCACGCAAAGGGCAAGCTCGGTTCCGCTGGCAGGAAGTGAGCGGGTTCCTCTTCGTGGTCCCCTGGCTGGTCGGATTCCTAGCCTTCGAGTTTCTTCCCTTCCTGGCCTCTTTCGCCCTTAGCTTCACCGACTGGAGCCTAGGCCGGGAGGTGAACTTCATCGGGCTGCAGAACTACCGAGATCTACTGCAGACGGAGCCGCTCCTGCGCAAAGGCATCATCAACACTGTCTACTATACCGTGTTCCACGTCCCCGGGCAGATGATACTGGCCTTCGTGGTGGCAGTGCTCCTCAACCAGAAGGTGAGGGGAATGCCGATCTACCGCACTGCCTACTACCTGCCCTCGGTGACGTCGGGTGTTGCTTCCGCCATCATCTGGATCTGGCTCTTCCAGCCCAGCGGGATCATCAACCGCGGGCTGGCTCTCTTTGGCATTGAGGGACCCAACTGGCTCGTCAGCACTCGGTGGGCTATGCCCGCTCTCATTATCATGGGCTTCTGGACCATCGGGACGGAGATGGTCCTATACCTGGCCGGCCTTCAGGGTGTGCCGGAATCGCTTTACGAGGCGGCCGAGATTGATGGCGCCGGTCGCTGGCACCGTGTCCGACACGTCACCATCCCTCTGATGACACCGTACTTCTTCCTGACGGCCGTGTTGGGGATCATAAGCTCGTTCCAGGTCTTCACCCCCGCCCTGGTCATGACTCAGGGTGGCCCCGGCGACGCGACTGTCTTTCTATTGCTGTTCCTCTACTGGGCGGGTTGGGAGTGGTTCCGCATGGGCTACGCCTCCGCCATTGCCTGGGTGCTCATGGGAATGATCATGACGTTCACCGCCCTGCAGTTCTGGCTCCAACGCTACTGGGTCTACTACGAGTTCCAGTAA
- a CDS encoding extracellular solute-binding protein, with product MKERRFSRRDLFRLSALAGVGAAAAACAPAAEPQVVKETVIVRETVVVEVPKAAEGPIKLTVCTDWNDGPRKDFYDLMTEKFQAMHPEVTVEVWHMGSGGTSGPGGMADIVRAQILTDTAADVIQGNPAGSLDFAAKYLLTINDTAEEFGWDRTQFYYAPDQMYTPDGELKVLPLNESVSGWLYNKTMFEEAGVAEPNDDWTWNDMVEAAIALTNPDKQQYGVWAVGPGIWYGVGEHMWAAGATYWTKDKLRSGMCEARGPEMFEAWIDLIYGLQVSPKPGEVQALLGEGVTNLFATGRVGMFPYGVHNTGGLARQIGDRFEWSVMPTPKDPVTGIQTFQMNNDGNGVFYKAADRGTARYAVEYIMLMLGDEMQEFVARNAPSFPVNKKWANSEAFLAPPPLNKTQVLRNRDTYEPIPMMWHDHWGEANRAFRSEYDKAWTGEVPAKEALFAGCEAAAAVLERYKDEIVPWQFDWGFPLEGLSRKTSVWFEGA from the coding sequence ATGAAGGAGCGAAGGTTCAGCCGACGTGACCTGTTTCGTCTCAGTGCATTGGCCGGTGTCGGCGCAGCGGCGGCGGCTTGCGCCCCTGCTGCTGAACCTCAGGTAGTCAAGGAGACAGTGATCGTTAGGGAGACAGTGGTGGTTGAGGTGCCCAAAGCGGCGGAGGGGCCCATCAAGCTTACCGTGTGCACGGACTGGAACGACGGGCCTCGCAAGGACTTCTACGACCTGATGACGGAGAAGTTCCAGGCTATGCATCCGGAGGTCACAGTAGAAGTCTGGCACATGGGCTCCGGTGGGACCAGCGGCCCCGGAGGCATGGCAGACATCGTACGGGCCCAGATCCTCACCGACACTGCTGCGGACGTGATCCAGGGCAACCCGGCCGGTTCACTGGACTTCGCCGCCAAGTACCTCCTCACCATAAACGACACGGCCGAGGAGTTCGGCTGGGACAGGACTCAGTTCTACTATGCTCCCGACCAGATGTACACGCCCGACGGAGAGCTGAAGGTTCTCCCGCTCAACGAGAGCGTGAGCGGCTGGCTCTACAACAAGACCATGTTCGAGGAAGCCGGGGTAGCCGAGCCCAATGATGACTGGACCTGGAACGACATGGTGGAGGCGGCGATAGCCCTGACCAACCCGGACAAGCAGCAATACGGCGTCTGGGCGGTAGGGCCCGGCATCTGGTACGGCGTGGGCGAGCACATGTGGGCCGCTGGAGCCACTTACTGGACCAAGGACAAGCTGCGGTCAGGCATGTGCGAAGCTCGCGGCCCTGAGATGTTCGAGGCCTGGATAGACCTGATCTACGGGCTGCAGGTGTCACCGAAGCCCGGCGAGGTCCAGGCACTGCTGGGCGAAGGGGTGACCAACCTGTTCGCTACGGGCAGAGTAGGCATGTTCCCGTACGGCGTGCACAACACCGGCGGCCTGGCCCGGCAGATAGGCGACCGCTTCGAGTGGTCGGTCATGCCCACGCCAAAGGACCCGGTGACCGGAATCCAGACCTTCCAGATGAACAACGACGGCAACGGTGTGTTCTACAAGGCCGCCGACCGGGGCACAGCGCGGTACGCTGTCGAGTACATCATGCTCATGCTGGGCGACGAGATGCAGGAGTTCGTGGCTAGGAACGCGCCCTCGTTCCCGGTGAACAAGAAGTGGGCCAACAGCGAAGCCTTCTTGGCTCCACCGCCGCTGAACAAGACCCAGGTGCTCAGGAACCGAGACACCTACGAGCCCATTCCCATGATGTGGCACGATCACTGGGGCGAGGCCAACCGCGCCTTCCGCTCCGAGTATGACAAAGCCTGGACGGGCGAGGTCCCGGCGAAGGAAGCCCTGTTCGCTGGGTGCGAGGCGGCCGCAGCCGTGCTCGAACGGTACAAGGACGAGATCGTCCCCTGGCAGTTTGACTGGGGCTTCCCGCTGGAGGGGCTCAGCCGCAAGACCTCCGTCTGGTTCGAGGGGGCGTAG